A section of the Ruania halotolerans genome encodes:
- a CDS encoding HAMP domain-containing sensor histidine kinase, with amino-acid sequence MRSRRHLRHARTAVNWRDRIDGLYGDFRPLDPVRSIKMKLIVIIGATVALFTLVTWIGDRFDFGVLRTFPVALVCSLVLTQILARGMTRPLREMTAAAGAMARGDYSQQVHTDSQDEVGQLAAAFNSMAQDLDTLDTQRREMVANVSHELRTPVAALRAQLENLADGVVDPDPKELEAALTQVERLSRLISYLLDLSRLEAGAADLDLADVAVGPFLRDVVTQARHAADETGRDLNWEVSTTPEGLHLRADEERLRQVISNLLQNASRHSPRGGTIWLTGRAEPSRSTVVIEVLDEGPGIPVADRQKVFERFERGNAPGQRGGQSTGGTGLGLAIARWAVTLHGGTIAVADPPHGSGAMIRVTLPGAGSVRDAARPSQGDA; translated from the coding sequence ATGAGGAGCCGGCGCCACCTGCGTCACGCACGCACCGCCGTCAACTGGCGCGATCGGATCGACGGGCTCTACGGCGATTTCCGGCCGCTGGACCCGGTGCGCTCGATCAAGATGAAGCTCATCGTGATCATCGGAGCCACGGTGGCCCTGTTCACCCTGGTGACCTGGATCGGTGACAGATTCGACTTCGGCGTGCTCCGCACGTTCCCGGTGGCGCTCGTGTGCTCGCTCGTCCTCACCCAGATCCTCGCTCGGGGGATGACTCGGCCACTGCGGGAGATGACCGCCGCCGCGGGTGCGATGGCGCGCGGGGACTACAGCCAGCAGGTGCATACGGACAGTCAGGACGAGGTGGGGCAGCTGGCGGCAGCCTTCAACTCCATGGCGCAGGACCTGGACACACTGGACACCCAACGACGGGAGATGGTGGCCAACGTCTCGCACGAGTTGCGCACACCGGTGGCCGCCCTGCGCGCGCAACTGGAGAACCTGGCAGACGGCGTGGTCGATCCCGATCCGAAGGAGCTGGAGGCGGCGCTGACTCAGGTGGAGCGCTTGTCCCGGCTGATCAGCTACCTTCTCGACCTCTCCCGGCTCGAGGCCGGCGCCGCGGACCTCGACCTCGCCGATGTCGCCGTCGGACCATTCCTCAGGGACGTCGTCACCCAAGCGCGGCACGCCGCCGACGAGACTGGCCGTGACTTGAACTGGGAGGTCAGCACCACTCCGGAGGGTCTGCATCTTCGTGCTGACGAGGAACGGTTGCGCCAGGTGATCTCCAATCTCCTGCAGAACGCTTCCCGGCATTCCCCGCGCGGCGGCACGATCTGGCTCACCGGCCGAGCCGAACCGAGCCGATCGACCGTGGTGATCGAGGTACTCGACGAGGGACCCGGTATTCCGGTGGCGGATCGTCAGAAGGTGTTCGAACGTTTCGAACGGGGGAACGCCCCAGGTCAGCGCGGCGGGCAAAGTACCGGCGGCACCGGACTGGGGCTCGCAATTGCCCGGTGGGCGGTGACTCTGCACGGCGGCACGATCGCGGTGGCCGACCCGCCCCACGGCTCGGGCGCGATGATCCGAGTGACGCTTCCTGGCGCCGGCTCTGTGCGCGATGCGGCCAGACCGTCCCAAGGGGATGCGTGA
- a CDS encoding response regulator transcription factor: MPAAAPGSASTVVLVVEDEPEIATQIARRLEAEGWVPHTASDGLDGVRAAEALHPDLIVLDVMLPGIDGLEVCRRIQAAHAGAGTAAPPILMLTARDDETDMIIGLGVGADDYMTKPFSMRELLARLKVLLRRVERARQAPVTESGSTPLTLGDLVIDRAARRVSRADDEAHLTPTEFDLLVCLAQSPKTVLSRERLLAEVWDWADASGTRTVDSHVKALRRKLGSDLIRTVHGVGYALEPNPEPGAH; this comes from the coding sequence ATGCCTGCCGCAGCACCAGGATCTGCATCGACCGTCGTCCTCGTCGTGGAGGACGAACCGGAGATCGCCACGCAGATCGCCCGCCGACTCGAGGCCGAGGGCTGGGTGCCGCACACCGCTTCAGACGGCCTCGACGGGGTGCGAGCCGCCGAGGCACTGCATCCGGACCTCATCGTGCTCGATGTGATGTTGCCCGGGATCGATGGTTTGGAAGTGTGCCGGCGGATTCAGGCAGCCCATGCCGGAGCAGGTACAGCGGCACCGCCGATCCTGATGTTGACCGCGCGCGACGACGAGACCGACATGATCATCGGACTCGGCGTGGGCGCGGACGACTACATGACCAAGCCGTTCTCCATGCGCGAACTTCTCGCTCGACTGAAGGTGCTGCTGCGCCGCGTGGAGCGCGCCCGGCAGGCACCGGTGACAGAATCGGGAAGCACACCGCTGACCCTCGGTGACCTCGTGATCGATCGGGCGGCTCGCCGTGTGAGCCGGGCCGACGACGAGGCCCACCTGACGCCCACCGAGTTCGACCTCCTGGTCTGCCTCGCCCAGAGCCCGAAGACCGTGCTCTCGCGTGAGCGCTTGCTCGCCGAGGTGTGGGACTGGGCCGACGCCTCGGGGACCCGGACGGTCGATTCGCACGTGAAGGCGCTTCGACGCAAGCTCGGCTCTGACCTGATCCGCACGGTGCACGGCGTGGGCTACGCACTTGAGCCCAATCCTGAACCCGGTGCGCACTGA